Part of the Ignavibacterium album JCM 16511 genome, CAATGCTGCATCTGTTCTTTTATAAAAACCTCTTAAGAAATAATTATCCGGATTGTCAACGGTAAAGTTGAAATCAGCAAAGAACTGTTTGTCTGAATTATTAAAAAATATTTGGCCAAAGGATGCTTCTGTATTAATCATCTCAGAAATTCTGAGATTAAGCATGCCTTTGACCAGATATAGATTTCTTTCTTCCGATACTGAAGAAAGATTTCCTCTGTGGATTGCCCCTCCAAATGCAAAATTATTTGTCAAGGCAGTTCTCAACAAAAATGATTGACCGGAATATGTTAAATCCTGGTTATCATTGAAATAGTTTGCAGCAGGAATTAATTGCAATGAAAAATTGAAACCTGTATAGGCCGGTTTATCTCCAAGCCAAACTAATCTTTGGTTAAGTATGTATGATTCAGGAGATTGATTAAGTAGTTCGTAATAAATTGACCTCGCTTTTTCTTGTTCTCCAGTGAATAAATAAGAATCTGCGAGGAATAATTTTATCTCAACATCATTAGGATATTTGAGTGATAAACGTTTGAATTCCCTAAGGGCGGCAGAATAATTTTTACTCCAGAAAATATTCTTAGCTCTTTTTTTGTCTATTTCGAAATCATAATTGGAAAAAAGAATCTCTTCAAAGATTTTATTTGATTTTTCGAATTCAGAGTTAGCTGAATACACATCAGCAAGTTCCGATTTTGCCTGAATATTTTCCGGCTGAGCATTCAGAAATTCGAGATACTTTTTAATTGCAATTTGATATTGTTTTTCAGATGCAAAAGCTCTGGCTTCTTCTAGAATATTATTTTCTGCTGAAAGTTTTTTCAATCTAACAAATTCTTTTATACTCTCATTAAAATTTTCAACTTCAGAAAAAGTGAAAAGTTGTCTTTTATCAATAATAATTTTTTCAGCATCAGAGAATTTTCCAAGCTTCAGATTAGTTTCAATCAGAAAAGTAATTGCTTCTTTATCATCCGGAATTTCTGATAAATATTTTTCAAACAGATACTCGGCTCTTTGTAATTCGACTTCAAACCATAAATAAATTTTAGCCAACATCAATTCTGCTTCGGGAATTTGATAGTTATTCTCTATCAGCATTTCAAGTTGATTTTTGCTTTCACAAAAATTAGAATTCCAAAAAAGATACTTTGCCAAAAGAAACCTGACTTCATTATCATCACTCGAGGTTAAATATTCTTCCAGAAAATGGATTGCTTCTTCACTTTTATTTCTATAACTAAGTAGTTCAGCCAGCTTTATCAGTGAATTTTTATCATAAGGATTTTTTATCAAAGTATTTTTCAAATCCTCAATCTGTCGATCAATTATATCATTTCGTTTAGTAAACACGACTGCATATAATTCTTTGTACTTCTGATCATTATAAAATTTTTCTGAAAGAAATTGCAACTGCTCATAAGCCTCTTCAATTCTATCGTACTTAATAAACTCTTCGATAAGTTTAAATCTTAAATCATCATTATCAGGATTTCTCTTTAACGACTTCATATATTTATCAATCAGATAAACTTTGTCAATTTTACCATTTTTGAATTTATAAGTTGTATCATTTACAGTGTAAAGTACTTTCTTCCCTTTAACTAAATCCAAACCATCTAAAGCTTCTTTGAAGAATGGACGAATTTGCAATGCCTTTGTGAAAACATTTTCTGCTGATTTAGATTTTCCAAGCCAATAAAGAAAATATCCGTATCTTGACCAAAGGCGATGATCATCAGGATATTTCTCAACATATTCTTTTAAGTAAGATTTACCTTTTGAGATATGATTATTCTTTGCAAGAATCTCAGCGTAGCGTAACATCTCATCAGCAGATGCTTCTTCTTTTTCAAGAAAGATATCATACCAGATTTCCGCTTCGTTCCATTCACCTAAATTTTTATAGCACTTCCCTATTTCAAGATAATTTTTTGCTACCGATGGATTGATAGCAATTTCTCTTTTGTAACCTTCAATCTGATTATAGAGCAACCGATACCAATCATTCTCGGCTCGTTTTAGATTTTCAGATATTAATTTATCATCAGGAGAAATTCTGATTGCAGTTCGATAATCATAAACTGCCCGTTCATAATTGCCTCGCTTCTCGTGACAAATTCCTCTTAAATAAAATCCTTCAGACGATTGAGGATTTGCAGCAACAAATCTGTTTAACAATTCTATCGCTTCAGCAAATCTGCCCGAGGCTATTAAGCCCTTTGAATCATTGAGTAATTTGGCTTGGTCAGATTGACCGAAGGAATAAAAAGAAAGGAATAATGAAAGAAATATCAAAGTTAAAATTTTCATTTCACGAAGAAAGAGAATTTACCGAGTCCTTTACATCGAAGTGAATCTTTGCAAGCATCTGATCAGCATTTTCAACTGAATCAGATACTTTCAGATAATAGAAGAAAACATCCGAAGCCATCAATTCTCTTTCATTTGCTTCATCAGTAGGAAGGTTAAGTTTTATTTTATTTATAAAATCTGAAATTGATTTTGGGTCTTCTTTGATTAACAGAACACAAATTTGGTCATCAACCTGACAAATTTTATCTTTCTTTTCTGATGAAATTCTGATAACATTTTTCAATTGGCTAATAGTTAGAGAAGAATTCCTATTTTCTTTATTTGTGAGTTTGAACGATACCAGAGTAAAAACCTGTCCCGTAGTTTTATACATTGCAATCTGATTATTCAGAATGAGTTTAAAGTCATCCAAAGAATAGAAATTTGGGATAATTATTTCTTCACCTGAAGTTTTTATATCAGAAAGAGGAATGTAATCACCTATTTTTTCGTGAAATTTATCTGTCTCTTTAATTTTTGGAGTTTTAAAATCAGTTATAATACCTTTGTATGGTTCAATTGAATAGTGAGCTTTAAATCTTCCTTCAGTATGTCCGATATTAGGTTGGATATCTATAATTCCGCTTTTTGTTGAACCATTTACATCAGAATTTTTGTAAAGCTGAATAACTCCGGTTGCATAGGTATTCAGTATGTTAAAAATCATCTGAGTGGAAGCCGACGCGGGTTCTCTGATAGAAAGCAAACTTGTAACTCCAAGATCTTCAATCTGTTCAAAAGTATTTGAGAAAATTTCTCTGAGTTTTGCCGGATCTTCAAATTCAACATAAGGTGTAATTTCATCAAAGACTAATCTTGAAGGTTTATATTGATTTACAACTGTAATTATATCAGAAAGATATTCGCCTAAATAGTCATCTCTGTTTCCAAACTGTGATGGTTCAGGCGGAGGAGCAACTCTGACAACAATGATAAAGTTTTGATTCATATAATATTCAAGGTCAACATCAATTGATGCTGCCTGAATCATTAAATCTTTTGGTCGGGTATTTGTAAAGAACAGACACACTTCCTTCTGTTTTGCAGTTTCAACAGCAAATTGAATACTTAAAAGTGTTTTGCCTGTTTTTCTTTCACCGACTAAAAGATAAGTGCCGCCTCTGTATAGCCCTCCCCAAGCACTATCAATAATAGAAATTCCTGATGGAAATAGTTGCACAGCTTTTTTCATTATAGTCTTAAATTTTTGAATTTTATCCAAATATTATACCGCTAACTTGCTCTAATGCGTTCGATAATCATAACTAATCTGACAGGTTTGGACTATTAAGAGACAAGCTTAATGATGCTGTATTATATTGCAACAAGAAGAAATATGTTAATTTGAGTAATACCCGAAGATAAATAAAGCAGTAGCATTTCCAGAAATTGTTGGTTCATTGGTAATGTAATTTTCAAATTCATCAGAATAAATTGCAGAAAAATTAAAATCAGTAAACTCGTTTTTTGAAGGTAATAAATTAAATTTTTTTAATAGTGAATCAGGCGCTGGTCCTGAAACCATTGCTCCGGGAAGATATCCTTGATTGAAATATGCAATATGATGATGAATCCTTTTCGGAAAATTCTTTCCAATGTTGTATATAAAACTCATTCCCCACACATTTCTACCTAAGATAAAATCACGACTTAGTATCGCGAGTTTATCAAACTCTTCTGAGTCGGTAAGTTTTTTATATAAGATTGAACTCAAAACTACTCCGGCTAAAGAGTGAGTTGTTCCCCAGTTGTATGGATGTGCTTCACCAAATAAATTAGAGTCAGAATGATTCTGATAAAAATTTAATATGGTTTTTAATCGTGAGATGAAGGTAGAATCATATTTAGCTAATTTATAAAATACTAAAGCATTTACATCTCCCCAGCTCCACCAATTATTTTCTCTTATTCGTTTTCCGTACTCAAGTGCTGACTTTAAATATTTTCCATCATTTGTGGAATTAAAAATTTCCACTGCTGCCAATGCAAGTTTGGAGTAAAATTCATTTTGATTATAATATTTCTCGTCATCAGCAAAATCGTCAATAGAGTTTCTTAATTCAAAAATCTTTCTCGCTGTATTCAAACATTTGTCAGAAAATTCATTGTCATAAAATCTATCGTTCCAAATTCTGGATGCGATTGCAAGAGAAGCAGCATAAAGTCCAATCTGACCTCGATTCATTTTCACAAAAGCAGGACGATCAAATGTAAAAACATCTTCATCTGGCAGTCGCCAACCGGCTTTATGATCTCTGTCATCCTGAACTTGCGAAATAAAAGCATCTTCAGCAAAGTTACAACGAAGCAAAAAGTCCAAACCAACACGTGCTTCCTGAAGTATATCAGGGACAGAATCATTATCTAAATCAAAAGAGAATTTTTCTGGAGCGAATTCATAACTGAAAAGAAGCATATAAGTGGTGAAGGAAGTTGTATATAAAAACTTTATATAATCGCCTGCATCATGCCAGCCACCTGTCAAATCGATTCCTGTTGAATCAGTATAGCCAATAACCTTTGAGGCATCCTGAAGATGACATACATTATGCAATAAAGGATTAGTTGGACCGCATCTTTGAACCTGAAAAAATTTAATTAATGAATCTCTAACAGCGCTAAATACATTTTCATCAATCATGAAAGCATATGATTTTACTTTTTGAAACTCAATGAAGTACTCGCCTGATTTATTTAAATCTGAAAAATCAATATAAGCCAAGTAGTTAAAATTTGAGTTTAGTTTGAAGGGAAGCTGTTGAATTGAATCAACAAAAATTGTTTCATCATCGGAGTTCTTTATTGTAAAAACTTTTTCTTCGAATGGATTTCTGGAAATAATTATCGCAGTTTTAAAGTCGCCAGGTAAAAATCCAATCTGATTTAATCTTAAAAATAATGTTTCGCTTGTTATAGGATTGCAGGAATAAAAAAGCAGACTTAAAACAATGATGAAATAAAATCGTATAATTTTCATCGTTCAAGTCTGCTTTGAAAAGTTTAGTTGGCTTTTTGCTCTTCCTTTTTTAATCTGAAGTTAGTTCCAATGATAATATCCCATAAAGGCGTGCTTACACCAAAGCCTTTATTCGGATCTAAATAATGATGACGCATATGATGATTTTTAATTTCGAGCCAGAATTTGCTATGCATATTAAAATGATGAATTGCATAGTGTGTTATGTCATAAAACAAATAACCAACAAGAAATCCTGCAAAGAAAGGATAGACATAAATGGAACCTATCAAGTACTTGAATAAGAAAAAAAACAATACTGCAAGTGGAATTGAAACAGAAGGCGGCATTACTAATCTTCTTGAGTCGCTTGGATAATCGTGATGAACTCCGTGAAATATAAAATGAAGTTTTTCACCTAATTGGCTTTTCGGTTTGAAGTGAAAAATAAATCTGTGCAAAACATATTCTGTAATTGTCCATATAAAAACACCAAACACAAACAGACCAAGAATTGTTAGAAACGAAAGAGAATATTCTACTGCTGCTAAATAGAGAACATAGACAACAACAGGTACATAGATAATCAAAGGAACTGAAGGATGAACACGGGATAAAGCTTCGAGAAAATCATTTTTAAACATTCTTACTGTTTCATCCTTATTGGAAACAAAATTTTTTGGCATAGTACTCTCCTTTTAATTTTTATCTGCAATAAATTTAATAAATAATTGATGAATAAGAAACAAAATTTTGTGAGCTCTGTCTTTAAGAAAATTTGCTATTAAAAAATTCTCTTTCATTTGAAAAATTAGATGAAAGTAATGATATTCAACACACAAATTTTTAATTCTTAAAAAACCGGAGGTTAAATGGCAAAATCTGGTGAAAGAGAACAATGGGGAACAAGAATCGGTTTGATACTAGCAGTTGCCGGTAATGCAGTTGGATTAGGAAACTTTTTAAGATTTCCTGTTCAGGCTGCACAAAACGGCGGCGGTGCTTTTATGATTCCCTATTTTATTTTTTTTATTTTACTTGGCATTCCTTTAATGTGGATTGAGTGGGGCATCGGACGACACGGTGGCAAATACAGACATGGAAGTGCACCGGGAATGTTTGATGTTTTATGGAAACATAAACTTGCAAAATATCTTGGTTCCTTTGGTTTATTTATATCACTGACAATTCTTATTTACTACACTTACATTGAATCCTGGACACTTGGCTTTAGTTTGTTCTCCATTTTAGGTTTCTTCTCTAACGAAACCGTACAAACAATGCCTAACTTTCTTTCAAGTTATCAAGGAATCACCGAATCAAGTACTTTTTCATCAATTTGGACAGCATACTTATTAATGCTATTCACATTTGTCCTTAATTTTTATATTCTCTACAGAGGAATTGCTCAGGGAATTGAAAAGTTAGCTAAGATAGCGATGCCTTTGCTCTTTATATTCGCGATAATACTCGTTATTCGTGTAGTTACTTTGGGAACACCAGACCCATCTTTACCTGAAAATTCTGTTGAGAACGGATTTGCATTTATCTGGAATCCGGATTTTAATCAATTAGGAAATCCAATTATATGGTTAGCTGCAGCAGGGCAAATTTTCTTTACTCTTTCAGTTGGTATGGGAACTATACACGCCTATGCAAGTTATCTGAAACCAAAAGATGATATAGCACTTTCAGCACTTACTACAGCTTCTACCAATGAATTTGCTGAAGTAATTTTAGGTGCCTCAATCGCAATTCCTGTAGCTGTTGCATTCTTCGGATTAGATATGACAAAAGCGATTGCACAAGGAGGAGCATTCAACTTAGGTTTTGTAGCAATGCCTGCAATTTTTGGAAGTGCTCATCTACCGTTAGGAGAAATTTTTGGTTTTCTTTGGTTTCTACTTTTATTCTTTGCAGGAATTACATCCTCAGTTGCAATGGGTCAACCTATAGTTGCTTTTCTGGAAGATGAGTTTGGAATGGACAGAAGAAAAGCGGTTTTGACTTTAGCAGCTGTGGTTTTAATTTCGGTTCAGCTTGTAGTCTTCTTTTTGAAATATGGATTTCTTGATGAAATGGATTACTGGGCTGGAACTTTCGGACTGGTTGTTTTTGCTTTGATGGAAACAATTTTATTTATGTGGGTGTTTGGTGCAGATAAAGCCT contains:
- a CDS encoding tetratricopeptide repeat protein, whose amino-acid sequence is MKILTLIFLSLFLSFYSFGQSDQAKLLNDSKGLIASGRFAEAIELLNRFVAANPQSSEGFYLRGICHEKRGNYERAVYDYRTAIRISPDDKLISENLKRAENDWYRLLYNQIEGYKREIAINPSVAKNYLEIGKCYKNLGEWNEAEIWYDIFLEKEEASADEMLRYAEILAKNNHISKGKSYLKEYVEKYPDDHRLWSRYGYFLYWLGKSKSAENVFTKALQIRPFFKEALDGLDLVKGKKVLYTVNDTTYKFKNGKIDKVYLIDKYMKSLKRNPDNDDLRFKLIEEFIKYDRIEEAYEQLQFLSEKFYNDQKYKELYAVVFTKRNDIIDRQIEDLKNTLIKNPYDKNSLIKLAELLSYRNKSEEAIHFLEEYLTSSDDNEVRFLLAKYLFWNSNFCESKNQLEMLIENNYQIPEAELMLAKIYLWFEVELQRAEYLFEKYLSEIPDDKEAITFLIETNLKLGKFSDAEKIIIDKRQLFTFSEVENFNESIKEFVRLKKLSAENNILEEARAFASEKQYQIAIKKYLEFLNAQPENIQAKSELADVYSANSEFEKSNKIFEEILFSNYDFEIDKKRAKNIFWSKNYSAALREFKRLSLKYPNDVEIKLFLADSYLFTGEQEKARSIYYELLNQSPESYILNQRLVWLGDKPAYTGFNFSLQLIPAANYFNDNQDLTYSGQSFLLRTALTNNFAFGGAIHRGNLSSVSEERNLYLVKGMLNLRISEMINTEASFGQIFFNNSDKQFFADFNFTVDNPDNYFLRGFYKRTDAALELYSPSLVDKRFYLNYIGLELAFYPGLNFIINTRYHLLLPEDKNQGQQFTFRIGNQILRNFSAGYELYYYTFNNNSAFYWSPQDFISHSLWIELKIINSSKTFLKIGGKAGIIPENNYVLSEASGDFGYNFIQNFSFNLYISGGKTYRKETGGYGSFSVISSLLISL
- a CDS encoding RAD55 family ATPase; the protein is MKKAVQLFPSGISIIDSAWGGLYRGGTYLLVGERKTGKTLLSIQFAVETAKQKEVCLFFTNTRPKDLMIQAASIDVDLEYYMNQNFIIVVRVAPPPEPSQFGNRDDYLGEYLSDIITVVNQYKPSRLVFDEITPYVEFEDPAKLREIFSNTFEQIEDLGVTSLLSIREPASASTQMIFNILNTYATGVIQLYKNSDVNGSTKSGIIDIQPNIGHTEGRFKAHYSIEPYKGIITDFKTPKIKETDKFHEKIGDYIPLSDIKTSGEEIIIPNFYSLDDFKLILNNQIAMYKTTGQVFTLVSFKLTNKENRNSSLTISQLKNVIRISSEKKDKICQVDDQICVLLIKEDPKSISDFINKIKLNLPTDEANERELMASDVFFYYLKVSDSVENADQMLAKIHFDVKDSVNSLSS
- a CDS encoding glycoside hydrolase family 9 protein; the protein is MKIIRFYFIIVLSLLFYSCNPITSETLFLRLNQIGFLPGDFKTAIIISRNPFEEKVFTIKNSDDETIFVDSIQQLPFKLNSNFNYLAYIDFSDLNKSGEYFIEFQKVKSYAFMIDENVFSAVRDSLIKFFQVQRCGPTNPLLHNVCHLQDASKVIGYTDSTGIDLTGGWHDAGDYIKFLYTTSFTTYMLLFSYEFAPEKFSFDLDNDSVPDILQEARVGLDFLLRCNFAEDAFISQVQDDRDHKAGWRLPDEDVFTFDRPAFVKMNRGQIGLYAASLAIASRIWNDRFYDNEFSDKCLNTARKIFELRNSIDDFADDEKYYNQNEFYSKLALAAVEIFNSTNDGKYLKSALEYGKRIRENNWWSWGDVNALVFYKLAKYDSTFISRLKTILNFYQNHSDSNLFGEAHPYNWGTTHSLAGVVLSSILYKKLTDSEEFDKLAILSRDFILGRNVWGMSFIYNIGKNFPKRIHHHIAYFNQGYLPGAMVSGPAPDSLLKKFNLLPSKNEFTDFNFSAIYSDEFENYITNEPTISGNATALFIFGYYSN
- a CDS encoding sterol desaturase family protein, with translation MPKNFVSNKDETVRMFKNDFLEALSRVHPSVPLIIYVPVVVYVLYLAAVEYSLSFLTILGLFVFGVFIWTITEYVLHRFIFHFKPKSQLGEKLHFIFHGVHHDYPSDSRRLVMPPSVSIPLAVLFFFLFKYLIGSIYVYPFFAGFLVGYLFYDITHYAIHHFNMHSKFWLEIKNHHMRHHYLDPNKGFGVSTPLWDIIIGTNFRLKKEEQKAN
- a CDS encoding sodium-dependent transporter, translated to MAKSGEREQWGTRIGLILAVAGNAVGLGNFLRFPVQAAQNGGGAFMIPYFIFFILLGIPLMWIEWGIGRHGGKYRHGSAPGMFDVLWKHKLAKYLGSFGLFISLTILIYYTYIESWTLGFSLFSILGFFSNETVQTMPNFLSSYQGITESSTFSSIWTAYLLMLFTFVLNFYILYRGIAQGIEKLAKIAMPLLFIFAIILVIRVVTLGTPDPSLPENSVENGFAFIWNPDFNQLGNPIIWLAAAGQIFFTLSVGMGTIHAYASYLKPKDDIALSALTTASTNEFAEVILGASIAIPVAVAFFGLDMTKAIAQGGAFNLGFVAMPAIFGSAHLPLGEIFGFLWFLLLFFAGITSSVAMGQPIVAFLEDEFGMDRRKAVLTLAAVVLISVQLVVFFLKYGFLDEMDYWAGTFGLVVFALMETILFMWVFGADKAWKEMNDGGDIKIPRIFYYIMKYITPVILAGIMIWWFVQNALPTLLLKNVSPENVPYIWGARVLMLVLFGGIIWLVKKAWNNRKEIF